The candidate division TA06 bacterium genome segment CGTGCGGGGTGTAGACGATATCGTAGCCGGCGACGTAATGCCGCTTGCGCCAATGGTCCTCGATCAGCCCTCGCATCCGGCCGCCCTTGGGATGCCAGTACACCAGGCCGGGGCCGGCCTCCTCATGCAGCGAGAACAGATCCAGTTCCCTGCCCAGCTTCCGGTGGTCGCGCTTCTTGATTTCCTCCAACTTTTTCAGGTGCTCGTCCAACTGTTCCTTCTTGTCGAAGACGGTGCCGTAGATCCTCTGCAACATTTTGTTGCGCTCGTCGCCCCGCCAGTAGGCCCCGGCCACCGAAAGCAATTTGAAATGTTTGAGCCGCCCCGTGGAGGACAGGTGCGGCCCCCGGCACAGGTCGATGAATTCCCCCTGCTTATAGAACGAGATGCCCTCGCCCGCCGGCAGACCTTCAATCAGTTCGACCTTGTAGGCCTCGTCCAGTTTCCGAAAATGCTCCAGGGCCTGTTCCCGAGGCATCTCCTGGCGGACGATGGGGATGTCCTTAGCCGCCAGTTCTGACATCTTTTTCTCGATGGCGGCCAGGTCGGTGGAGGAGAAAGGCTCCTTCCGGTCGAAGTCGTAGTAATACCCGTCCTCAATGGCCGGGCCGATGGCCGCCTTGGTATCCGGAAACAGATCGGTGACGGCCTGGGCCATTAAGTGGCTGGCCGAATGGCGCAGCACCTCCTTGCCCTGTTCTGAGTCGAAGGTTAAGGCCGAGAATTTGGCGTCCCGATTGATTTTCAGGGACAGATCCACCGGCTTTCCGTCGATAGTGGCCGCCAGGGCGGCCTTGGCCAGCCCCGGCCCTATGGATTTTACGACCTCCAGAGCTGAGACGCCGGGTTCAAACTCTTTGATCTTGCCGTCCGGCAGGGTGATTTTTATCATGCTGATTTCCCTTGATAGTTTAGGATTTTATCTGATTAAGCCGTTTATCAATTAGGAACTTAGATAACCAAATTATTATGTTATCATTAAACGTTAAAAAAATCAAGAAAATTCGGGCGACAAAACTCCCGCAATGCCTCAGGTAAGAATGTTACCGGACATAAGCTCAAGCATTGATTTTACTATAGAGATCGAAGATACGCTTGAGCTTTAGTTCGATGGTTCTGCGGAGCAGGAAGGGGTTGAAAGATACAGCCAGGGATTGCAGGGAATGCTTTATGCTGTCGGGAATATCCGGTGACAGCAGGAGTCGTTGGAGTGGTGTCTTGGGCGCATCGTAGCGTTTGCGGGGCTTGGCGGAAGTGTCTGGCGACTTTTCGATGAGTTTAGCCGAGGGGCAGAAGAAGTTGTTAAAGTATCGCCATTCGGTGGTCTAGAGGTCATTGAGTAGCGGGACGAAGTCGGGGTGGTCAAAGCGGTAATAGCCTATCCATTCCCGGACATGGGTCCAGTTCTTTTGTTCAATGTGGGCGTTATCATTCTTGTGGTATGGGCGGCTTCTGGTAAACTGGACGGGGTTGGCGCGATGCCGCAGATATTTTAAGAGATGGTAGTTGAGGAACTCGGAACCGTTGTCGGAGTCAAAGCCGAGGAGCGGGAAGGGCAGGGCTTGCTCGATGTTCTGAATCTGGGCTAAAACGCCGGTTTCGCCTTTTCCCCAAACGGCGCGCTGCTCGGTCCAACCGGTGGCGATATCAACTGTATCGATGGTAAAGACGAATGTTCCCAAGGCGGAATCGCCGCAGTGAGCGACGGTATCGGCCTCTAAAAATCCAGGCTTTGCTTCGTTCCATTGATCGAGCTTGACCGAGATGTGAGTTTTGAGCAGGGTGCCGGGCTTGGTGGTGGCCCGACCGCGGCGGCCTTGTTTGAGGTAGGTGGGTCGGAGGAGACGGTCAATAGTGGCGGCGGAAAGCCGGAGCAATTGAACCGTTGTTTCTTTTGGTAAAGGATCATATACCTGGTCATATCCTGGCAGCCCCAATGATAACAGGGCTTTTAGCCGTTTGCCACAGGGTTGGTTGGCAGCCAGCCAAATACGCTTCAACGGCGGTAAAATGGCTTGATAATCATAGCGTGGCTTTCTCCCTCGTTTTCGAGGGTGGGGTGTAAGGAATGGCCGAAACCGTTTTAGTAACCGGATGGAATGTTTGCGGTGATAGCCGCAGGTAAGGCAGAACTCATCCAGGATGATGGACTTGGCACGGCGGTTGGCGCTTCGGTAGCGCCAATAAAGAGCTCAAACTATGCTCAAACTATGCTCTTGACTTATCCGGCCAAATATGCTAAATTAAAAGTTTAGGGCTGCAGTAAAAAATAAACCATAGTGGTAAGGGCGACCTGTTCAGTCTATGGACTTGGCACGGCGGTTG includes the following:
- a CDS encoding TGS domain-containing protein codes for the protein MIKITLPDGKIKEFEPGVSALEVVKSIGPGLAKAALAATIDGKPVDLSLKINRDAKFSALTFDSEQGKEVLRHSASHLMAQAVTDLFPDTKAAIGPAIEDGYYYDFDRKEPFSSTDLAAIEKKMSELAAKDIPIVRQEMPREQALEHFRKLDEAYKVELIEGLPAGEGISFYKQGEFIDLCRGPHLSSTGRLKHFKLLSVAGAYWRGDERNKMLQRIYGTVFDKKEQLDEHLKKLEEIKKRDHRKLGRELDLFSLHEEAGPGLVYWHPKGGRMRGLIEDHWRKRHYVAGYDIVYTPH